Proteins encoded by one window of Leishmania infantum JPCM5 genome chromosome 32:
- the CPC2 gene encoding putative chromosomal passenger protein, which yields MPSYRSDVDPFKEIRVLPREAAQLRHHLSRINHALQTKYFVAAELSELALQPDRSDEFLALYKAEIHRVVAKLNTNAKKQYTVTVDPLRLTTGFEFKRAADRKGNLGTAVTAANVEGLTSPDMDAKWTASLLETSRLLAQQHAIDSNRQALSSALQSTPSSQQTQGLKGGGGAAAVGSDVIGDASICVIDSDVRKANKESFLFSTPPEFTGFAPAGASPGAP from the coding sequence ATGCCAAGCTATCGAAGCGACGTCGATCCCTTCAAGGAGATTCGCGTCCTTCCGCGCGAGGCGGCTCAACTGCGCCACCATCTCAGTCGCATCAATCACGCATTGCAAACCAAGTACTtcgtggcggcggagctgtcGGAGCTGGCACTGCAGCCGGACAGATCGGATGAGTTTCTTGCCCTATACAAGGCAGAGATCCACCGCGTGGTGGCGAAGCTCAACACGAACGCGAAGAAGCAGTACACCGTGACGGTGGACCCGCTGCGGCTGACGACTGGATTCGAGTTCAAGCGCGCTGCGGACCGAAAGGGCAATCTCGGGACAGCCGTCACTGCAGCGAATGTCGAGGGGTTGACGTCCCCCGACATGGATGCAAAGTGGACTGCATCTCTCCTGGAGACAAGCAGGCTGCTCGCCCAGCAGCACGCCATCGACTCCAACCGTCAGGCACTCTCGAGCGCATTACAGTCCACGCCGTCGTCTCAGCAAACGCAGGGCTTGaaaggaggtggcggcgcggcagctgtgggCAGTGATGTCATCGGCGATGCCTCCATCTGTGTCATTGACTCCGATGTGCGCAAAGCCAACAAAGAGAGCTTCTTGTTTAGCACCCCACCAGAGTTTACAGGATTCGCCCCGGCAGGCGCCTCACCTGGCGCGCCATAG